The Streptomyces sp. NBC_00659 genomic interval TTTCAGCGACAGCGCGATACGCAGCCGGCCCGGGTCGCGGCCCACGGCGTCGTGGACGCGCAGCGCGGCGGGCCGGTGCAGATCGCCCGCGTGGCTGCCGCTCGCCGCGTCCAGCAGCAGGGCCGCGTCCGCGACCGTGCGGGCGAGCGTGCCGTTGACCGTGATGCCGTGGAAGGACTCCGGGCGCGGCCAGGTCGAGATCCGGCCGCGCTGCGGCTTGATGCCGACCAGATGGGTCCAGGCGGCCGGGATGCGCACCGAGCCCGCCCCGTCCGAGCCCAGCGCCGCGGGCACCAGGCCCGCGGCCACGGCGGCAGCGGAGCCCCCGGACGAGCCGCCCGGGGTGTGCCCGTGGTGCCAGGGATTGCGGGTCGCGCCGAAGGCGGGGCCCTCCGTGAACGGCCACTGGCCCAGCTCGCAGGTGTTGGTCTTGCCGACCACGACGGCCCCGGCCATGCGCAGCCGGCGGACCGCCTCGCCGTCCTCGGACACCGGCGGGAACTCCCCCGGGCAGCCGAACGCGGTCGGCTGGCCCGCCACGTCCATGTCGTCCTTGACCGCGACCGGCACTCCGAGCAGCGGCCTCCGCCCGCCCGCGGCCAGCTCCGCGTCCGCCGCGTCGGCCTCCGCGAGCGCGGCCTCGGCGCGCACCAGCCGGAAGGCGTTCACGGTGGACCGGGCCGCCTCGATCCGGGCGAGCGCCCGCTCGACCAGCTCGCGCGAACTCACCTCGCCCGCGGCCAGCGCACGCGCGCTCTCCGTCAGTCCTGGGGCACGGTCGGGAGTCATCCCGGTCACCTCCGAAGCGTTGTCTACCGAACGGTAACCTCTGTCTCGGTGTGGCGGTACCGGGCGGTCAACCTCCTTTACGGAGGCGGGAGTTCCGTAAAACGAGAGGCCGATCGGGGCCCCGGCGCGAGGCGGTGTCCGAGCCCTCTGCAAGGATGCGTCGCGTCATGGTGCAATTACCGAAGCAGCCCGCCGTCCAGCCGGCGCCCGCACGACGACCCGTACCGACCAGTGCCGACGTGGCACGCCTCGCCGGTGTCTCGCGCGCGACCGTCTCGTACGTCCTGAACAACACCAGCGCCGTCCGGATCAGCGAACCCACCCGCCGCCGGGTCCGCGAGGCCGCGGAGGAACTCGGGTACGTTCCGCACGCGGCCGCCCGCAGTCTGCGCGCCGGACACAGCCGTATGGTCCTGATGCCCGCCCCGACCGCCCCGGTGGGCCCGCTCTACCACCGGTTCTTCGCCGAACTCCAGTCCGCGCTCGGCCGGCTCGACTACACCGTCGTGCAGTACGGCAGCGTCGGGCTGCACGGTGACGAGGCCGCCCGCGCCTGGGCCGAGCTGCGCCCGGTCGCCGTCCTGGTGCCCGGCAGCGACCTCGGTCCGCCGGGTGTCGCGGTCCTCAAGCGGGCCGGCGCCCGCGCCGTGGTCACCCTGGGCCCCGAACGGGTCGAGGGCGCCCACGCGCTGCTCATGAACCACGACCGGGTCGGCCACTGCGCGGGGGTCCATCTGCTGTCCGGCGGCCGCCGCCGCATCGGCGTCGTGATGCCCGAGGAGAGCGGCCTGGAGATCTTCTCCAGGCCCCGCCTCGACGGTGTCCGGCGGGCCGTGAGCGGCACGGACGCGACGGTCACCGAGCTGCCGCTGGCCTACGAGGAGGAGGCCGCGGCCCGCCTCGCGGCGCGCTGGCGTTCCCTCGGCCTCGACGCGGTCTTCGGGTACAACGACGAGTACGCGATGCTCCTGATGCGCGCCCTTCAGGACGAGGGCGTCGCCGTGCCGGACGAGACCGCCGTCGTCGGCGCCGACGACCTCATGCTCGGCCGGCTGCTCCGGCCCCGGCTGAGCACCGTGCACCTCGACCTGCCC includes:
- a CDS encoding LacI family DNA-binding transcriptional regulator, with the translated sequence MVQLPKQPAVQPAPARRPVPTSADVARLAGVSRATVSYVLNNTSAVRISEPTRRRVREAAEELGYVPHAAARSLRAGHSRMVLMPAPTAPVGPLYHRFFAELQSALGRLDYTVVQYGSVGLHGDEAARAWAELRPVAVLVPGSDLGPPGVAVLKRAGARAVVTLGPERVEGAHALLMNHDRVGHCAGVHLLSGGRRRIGVVMPEESGLEIFSRPRLDGVRRAVSGTDATVTELPLAYEEEAAARLAARWRSLGLDAVFGYNDEYAMLLMRALQDEGVAVPDETAVVGADDLMLGRLLRPRLSTVHLDLPSGRDLAELVDRAVREPGAEPETHEVLGARVVHRASS
- a CDS encoding amidase translates to MTPDRAPGLTESARALAAGEVSSRELVERALARIEAARSTVNAFRLVRAEAALAEADAADAELAAGGRRPLLGVPVAVKDDMDVAGQPTAFGCPGEFPPVSEDGEAVRRLRMAGAVVVGKTNTCELGQWPFTEGPAFGATRNPWHHGHTPGGSSGGSAAAVAAGLVPAALGSDGAGSVRIPAAWTHLVGIKPQRGRISTWPRPESFHGITVNGTLARTVADAALLLDAASGSHAGDLHRPAALRVHDAVGRDPGRLRIALSLKPPFTALPARLDPAVRAKVLALAERLAALGHTVEEADPRYGQIGLTFIPRATAGIAEHVRDVPFPELLDRRTHGAARLGRLLGGTPLRAARRAEATLQRRVGALFDTYDVVLAPTTAAPPPPVGSMLGLSGLRTDRAMIAACPYAWPWNILGWPGVNVPAGFVGEGLPVGAQLLGPADSEPLLVSLAAQLEADLRWHERWPPYEAVADSPAA